A DNA window from Mycobacterium sp. IDR2000157661 contains the following coding sequences:
- a CDS encoding Swt1 family HEPN domain-containing protein, whose translation MALSNRDRIDRMFQTMAPPLDDFIASVIGQGDPALGAAWTKLVQLKDGKKGAPSDKTYNPLDPQVQFRILTEANITNGFKAGWYPFSKTLGKAGESFAIELREVRNTWAHNGTFSDDDAYRALDTGERLLKLIGAAKEADEVHAIRLNLRRVAADKDDKKTLKAAVDNPEAAGLKPWREVLPPHHDVATGNFAASEFAADLYKVAFGGEQDSGYADAVEFFRRTYLTEGLTDLVGRAVRRLSGDDNAPPVINLQTNFGGGKTHSMLALWHVAAGLPVGQFPQDTQELLTKNGYTGTKVNRVAIVGNHFSPSGTTKDDGTHVNTIWGELAWQLGGAEAYALVAKADADRTTPGEALHELLAKYSPAVILIDEWVAYARSLVGRDDLAGGTFDDQFTFAQSLTEAAKGTRGVLLVISIPASETGDDSDKVVAGNAEEVGGAHGLEALKRLQNVVRRVAEQWRPASSAEAYQIVRQRLFVQPDGAALASIGATARAYVDMYRKYTDDFPRESRDTAYEDRIKRTYPIHPELFDRLYEEWSSLERFQRTRGVLRLMSTVIHALWAGEDASPLIMPGSIPLSTANVNAELTQYLQDSWKAIIDADVDGPTSEPARIDKEKPVFGQRSLTKRLARTVFFGAAPTIGSAHKGLETQRVFLGTAVPGDVPGNFHSALTQLGDRATYFYSGSGKYWYDLQANITRTAKDQAERLHKEDVWAEIARRLQGQAKTRGDFAGVHVCPESNADIPDTDEARLVLLHPKVAHKRASDSPAKTFAQKATEQRGTANRTNRNMLVFLAADEARLEELDAATRDYLGWSHVLANEADLDLTQNQRNQASTRQALADQTVKSRLLQTFTWALVPSQPDASAPFVVRETKVEGQSESLAERVSRRLGNDGDLSVRQAAVTIRLAINKVPQIWKDGHVTLGALWGLYCQYPYMPRLRDRRVLEEGVLDLPMIWETDAFALATGIDAATGRFVGLWIPGDSNSAPTPADSLLLVRPDVAIHQRQHEKPTETDSNTDTESGKGTGTGTGTGTSTGTGTGPGPIDIAFTRFYGVKTLSSDRIAMDFKNIADEVIANLREQGINLVVKIEIEAVDATGFDENKIRTVSENAKTLKFDQSGFEKE comes from the coding sequence ATGGCACTGAGCAACCGTGACCGCATCGACCGCATGTTCCAGACGATGGCACCCCCGCTCGATGACTTCATCGCCTCGGTTATCGGCCAGGGGGATCCAGCGCTGGGAGCAGCCTGGACGAAACTGGTTCAACTCAAGGACGGGAAGAAGGGTGCGCCGTCGGACAAGACCTACAACCCGCTCGACCCGCAGGTCCAGTTTCGCATCCTCACCGAGGCGAACATCACCAACGGTTTTAAGGCGGGTTGGTACCCGTTCAGCAAGACACTTGGCAAAGCGGGGGAATCCTTCGCCATCGAACTCCGCGAAGTCCGCAACACGTGGGCCCACAACGGCACCTTCAGTGACGACGACGCCTACCGCGCGTTAGACACCGGTGAGCGACTGCTCAAACTGATTGGTGCGGCCAAGGAAGCCGACGAGGTTCACGCCATCCGCCTCAACCTGCGCCGCGTGGCCGCCGACAAAGACGACAAGAAAACTCTCAAGGCCGCAGTCGATAACCCCGAGGCCGCCGGGCTCAAGCCTTGGCGCGAAGTGTTGCCGCCCCACCACGATGTTGCCACCGGAAATTTCGCCGCCTCTGAATTCGCCGCAGACCTGTACAAGGTGGCCTTCGGCGGTGAACAAGATTCCGGCTACGCCGACGCGGTCGAGTTCTTTCGCCGCACCTACCTCACCGAAGGTCTCACCGATCTCGTCGGCCGGGCGGTCCGCCGGCTGTCCGGCGACGACAACGCGCCCCCTGTCATCAACCTGCAAACGAATTTCGGTGGCGGCAAGACGCATTCGATGCTCGCCCTGTGGCACGTCGCCGCGGGGCTGCCAGTCGGTCAGTTCCCTCAGGACACTCAGGAACTACTGACCAAGAACGGCTACACCGGCACCAAGGTCAACCGGGTCGCCATCGTCGGCAATCACTTCAGTCCGTCCGGTACGACCAAAGACGACGGCACCCACGTCAACACCATCTGGGGCGAGCTCGCCTGGCAACTCGGGGGTGCTGAGGCCTACGCCCTGGTCGCCAAGGCCGACGCAGACCGCACCACACCCGGCGAGGCCCTCCACGAATTGCTCGCGAAGTACTCCCCCGCGGTCATCCTGATCGACGAATGGGTCGCCTATGCCCGTTCGCTCGTGGGCCGCGACGATCTCGCCGGCGGTACCTTCGACGACCAGTTCACCTTCGCACAATCGCTCACCGAGGCGGCGAAGGGCACTCGCGGTGTCCTGCTGGTCATTTCGATCCCCGCATCGGAAACCGGGGACGACTCCGACAAGGTCGTCGCCGGCAACGCCGAAGAAGTCGGTGGCGCGCACGGCCTCGAAGCGCTCAAACGACTACAGAACGTGGTGCGTCGAGTCGCCGAACAATGGCGCCCCGCATCCTCAGCCGAGGCCTATCAGATTGTCCGACAACGCCTCTTCGTCCAACCTGACGGTGCCGCACTCGCCTCCATTGGCGCCACCGCCCGCGCCTACGTCGACATGTACCGAAAGTACACCGACGACTTCCCGCGGGAATCCCGCGACACCGCATACGAAGACCGCATCAAGCGGACCTACCCCATCCATCCTGAATTGTTCGACCGGCTCTACGAAGAGTGGTCTTCGCTGGAGCGCTTCCAACGCACCCGCGGCGTACTGCGGCTGATGAGCACCGTCATACACGCGCTGTGGGCCGGTGAGGACGCCTCGCCACTGATCATGCCCGGGTCTATCCCGCTGTCCACCGCCAACGTGAATGCCGAACTCACCCAGTACCTGCAAGATTCGTGGAAAGCCATTATCGACGCCGATGTCGACGGGCCAACCTCCGAACCTGCGCGCATCGACAAGGAGAAGCCCGTCTTCGGTCAGCGGTCACTGACCAAACGGCTGGCCCGCACGGTGTTCTTCGGCGCCGCACCCACCATCGGGTCGGCCCACAAAGGCCTCGAAACTCAGCGGGTCTTCCTGGGCACTGCTGTTCCGGGTGATGTTCCTGGCAACTTCCATTCAGCGCTGACCCAGCTCGGTGACCGGGCCACGTACTTCTACTCCGGTTCCGGCAAGTACTGGTACGACCTGCAGGCCAACATCACCCGCACCGCCAAAGACCAGGCGGAGCGACTGCACAAGGAAGACGTCTGGGCCGAGATCGCTCGCCGCCTGCAAGGACAGGCGAAGACTCGTGGCGACTTCGCGGGTGTGCATGTGTGCCCCGAATCGAACGCGGATATCCCCGATACCGACGAAGCCCGACTGGTCCTCCTGCATCCGAAGGTTGCGCACAAACGCGCATCGGACTCACCTGCCAAGACGTTCGCCCAAAAGGCAACCGAGCAGCGCGGCACCGCCAACCGAACCAACCGCAACATGCTGGTCTTCTTGGCAGCCGACGAAGCGCGACTTGAGGAACTCGATGCCGCCACGCGGGACTACCTCGGCTGGTCACATGTGCTGGCCAACGAGGCCGACCTAGACCTCACCCAAAACCAAAGGAATCAAGCGTCCACTCGGCAGGCGCTGGCCGACCAGACGGTCAAGTCTCGCCTGCTGCAGACGTTCACGTGGGCACTGGTTCCGTCACAGCCGGATGCGAGCGCTCCATTCGTCGTGCGAGAGACGAAGGTCGAAGGGCAGTCGGAGTCGTTGGCCGAACGAGTGTCCCGCCGGCTTGGCAACGATGGCGATCTGTCCGTTCGCCAAGCCGCGGTGACGATTCGTCTCGCCATCAATAAGGTGCCGCAGATCTGGAAGGACGGGCACGTCACCCTCGGCGCGCTGTGGGGGCTCTACTGCCAGTACCCGTACATGCCGCGCTTGCGGGATCGGCGCGTTCTGGAGGAGGGCGTGCTCGACCTTCCGATGATCTGGGAAACCGATGCCTTTGCCCTGGCAACCGGCATCGACGCTGCCACAGGACGGTTTGTCGGACTCTGGATCCCCGGAGACAGCAATTCAGCTCCTACTCCAGCGGACTCGCTGCTCTTGGTGCGGCCCGACGTCGCAATCCATCAGCGACAGCACGAGAAACCAACGGAGACGGACTCCAACACCGACACTGAATCCGGCAAGGGCACTGGGACGGGAACTGGGACTGGGACAAGCACCGGAACTGGAACCGGCCCCGGCCCTATCGATATCGCGTTCACGCGGTTCTACGGCGTCAAGACGCTCAGCTCGGACAGGATCGCGATGGACTTCAAGAACATCGCCGATGAGGTGATCGCCAACCTTCGGGAACAGGGCATCAACCTGGTCGTGAAGATCGAGATCGAAGCGGTTGACGCAACAGGCTTTGATGAGAACAAGATCCGTACGGTGTCGGAGAACGCGAAGACGCTGAAGTTCGATCAGTCGGGGTTCGAGAAAGAATGA
- a CDS encoding O-acetyl-ADP-ribose deacetylase, producing MLTINAVCSDITAQEVDAVVNPANSAMRGGGGADGAIHRAGGPAILRDCVERFPNGLATGDAGWTTAGDLPARWVIHTVGPNYSTGQTDRSLLESCYRRALEVADELGARTIAFPLISTGTFGWPRRDAIAAAVETIAAADTRVDEVRLVAFDPEVHDDIRARLASWTPIRILQGVHVLHQRGYHRLRILPGVSSSGMYWRVAITSADNLIDHVDYPHVVNLDAVLQYSTGGLTDFAGGEVTVTTRPELVAELILNELPGTAPTDDDPAYVSWFADLMRLVEQSMAPPVAYADYFDATAGWEIGWGSGIRHPRPPKPAANTPRRSAPMPSEPSASIPDDKANALYRLETILQKATGLSPKASAMEGTLIPRGDPLLPGATIKFAADHIRGADRAALFYDDKYVHLGAWPAELQPQYTYMYSDPARVDALLELNTHDGFTVEPNFQLAHRFAQPLQRWFPTRLLSAEDYLQQWVDDVHDGRAGGRTRNEIADPGFFQWLVERRYARAAEEESLHQWLDSKKAGIQFHVRPGIQILRTWSYDEAFAIVGQDEFAAQVRAATSQILITLGQSQLGSQS from the coding sequence GTGCTGACAATCAACGCGGTTTGTAGCGACATCACCGCGCAGGAGGTCGACGCCGTAGTGAATCCCGCGAACTCTGCTATGCGCGGCGGTGGCGGCGCGGATGGCGCGATTCATCGCGCGGGAGGCCCCGCGATCCTGCGCGACTGCGTCGAGCGGTTCCCGAACGGACTGGCTACAGGTGACGCCGGCTGGACGACAGCAGGCGATCTGCCTGCCCGGTGGGTTATTCACACGGTCGGCCCGAACTACAGCACTGGGCAGACCGACCGTTCGCTGCTGGAGTCCTGCTACCGCCGGGCGTTGGAAGTCGCAGACGAACTCGGTGCTCGAACTATCGCCTTTCCGCTCATCAGTACAGGCACCTTCGGCTGGCCGCGGAGGGACGCCATCGCGGCGGCGGTTGAAACCATCGCCGCCGCCGACACACGCGTCGACGAGGTGCGACTGGTTGCTTTCGATCCCGAGGTGCACGACGATATTCGTGCGCGACTGGCGTCCTGGACTCCGATTCGCATCTTGCAAGGGGTTCATGTCCTGCATCAGCGCGGCTACCATCGGTTGCGTATTTTGCCGGGAGTGAGTTCCTCAGGGATGTACTGGCGCGTCGCTATCACCAGTGCCGACAATCTGATTGACCATGTGGACTACCCACATGTCGTCAACCTTGACGCCGTACTTCAGTACTCGACGGGCGGACTCACCGACTTCGCGGGCGGTGAGGTAACGGTCACCACCCGACCCGAGTTGGTCGCCGAACTGATCCTGAATGAACTGCCTGGTACCGCTCCGACCGACGACGACCCCGCGTACGTATCCTGGTTCGCCGACCTAATGCGTCTTGTCGAGCAGTCCATGGCGCCACCCGTCGCATACGCCGACTACTTCGACGCCACCGCGGGATGGGAGATCGGGTGGGGCAGCGGCATCAGGCATCCCCGCCCACCTAAGCCCGCGGCCAACACCCCAAGGAGATCCGCTCCAATGCCATCAGAGCCATCAGCCTCAATACCCGACGACAAAGCGAACGCCTTGTATCGACTCGAGACGATTCTGCAAAAGGCGACGGGGCTTTCCCCGAAAGCCAGCGCGATGGAAGGAACGCTTATCCCACGGGGAGACCCGCTGTTGCCTGGCGCCACAATCAAATTCGCCGCCGATCACATCCGCGGTGCCGACCGTGCAGCACTATTCTATGACGACAAGTACGTTCATTTGGGTGCCTGGCCGGCGGAACTGCAGCCGCAGTACACGTATATGTATTCGGATCCGGCAAGAGTCGACGCCCTCCTTGAACTGAACACTCACGACGGCTTCACTGTCGAGCCAAACTTCCAGCTTGCGCATCGGTTCGCCCAGCCTCTTCAACGCTGGTTCCCGACCAGACTGCTGTCCGCAGAGGACTACTTGCAGCAGTGGGTCGACGATGTCCACGACGGGCGCGCTGGTGGTCGAACCCGCAATGAGATAGCCGACCCTGGCTTCTTCCAGTGGCTGGTGGAGCGCCGGTACGCCCGCGCCGCCGAAGAGGAAAGCCTCCACCAGTGGCTGGACAGCAAGAAAGCTGGCATTCAGTTCCACGTACGCCCCGGCATCCAGATCCTCAGAACCTGGTCATATGACGAAGCTTTCGCAATCGTGGGTCAGGACGAGTTTGCTGCGCAGGTACGGGCCGCGACAAGCCAGATACTGATCACTCTCGGCCAGTCGCAGCTAGGCTCCCAGAGTTGA
- a CDS encoding GmrSD restriction endonuclease domain-containing protein, translating into MPHERIRLKAVCRVHSTSMKGTIDMGFLTPMYELGEYLKWTRSGEIQLPDFQRGYKWEDERIRQLLVTVLRGHPMGAVMLLKTGNSQVRFKPRAIEGVHLAPDTEAKYLLLDGQQRLTSLTQALSGNGVVATKDSRGRLLDRRYFVHMETALSDPNRVDEAVISVPADGIVRSNFGKDVVLDLSDQDKQHEHGYFPLNLLYGDYMSWILELQNPALGKHFHDKFIKQSATYDIPAIILDEDTDKAAVATVFEKVNIGGLPLNVFELLTAVFAGDADYYAKTGEDFRLNDDWRETQLKWSSYPVLAAVENTDFLQAVTMLTTRQRHLADTSDRPPAISAKREDVLKLTLSDYLRWREPLREAFIWASTFLADRHIFARRDVPYPKQLVPLAAIKVVLGKQADLISMSERLVRWYWCGVLGELYGSAIESRFARDIEMVPPWATDGSMPVPKTVQDASFTESRLHSLRTRNAAAYKGIAALILAGGARDWMEDKALDKVQYVDLAVDIHHIFPQKWCDTNGIDAEHRESIVNKTTISARTNRTIGGVAPSSYLPVIETRAQIDSTHLNGLVATHLIPAEFLRQDDFESFFRTRRESLCELVERVIGKAVQRDIDLGFADEDSAQFELEEFPNDVGMEND; encoded by the coding sequence ATGCCGCACGAACGGATACGTCTGAAGGCAGTTTGCAGAGTGCATTCGACTTCGATGAAGGGGACGATTGACATGGGGTTCCTGACACCGATGTACGAGTTGGGTGAGTATCTGAAGTGGACTCGTTCCGGTGAGATCCAGTTGCCGGACTTCCAGCGCGGATACAAATGGGAAGACGAACGTATCCGTCAGCTCTTGGTGACGGTGTTGCGCGGACACCCGATGGGTGCGGTCATGCTGCTGAAGACCGGAAACTCACAGGTGCGGTTCAAGCCGCGCGCAATCGAGGGTGTCCACCTCGCCCCAGACACCGAGGCGAAGTACCTTCTGTTGGACGGGCAACAGCGTCTGACATCGCTTACGCAAGCCCTGAGCGGGAATGGTGTAGTCGCAACGAAAGACAGCCGCGGACGATTGCTCGACCGGCGCTACTTCGTCCACATGGAAACGGCGCTGAGCGACCCGAACCGCGTTGACGAGGCGGTGATCTCGGTACCAGCCGACGGCATCGTTCGGTCGAACTTCGGCAAAGACGTGGTGCTCGACCTCAGCGACCAGGACAAGCAACACGAGCACGGCTACTTCCCGCTGAACCTGCTCTACGGCGACTACATGAGCTGGATCCTGGAACTGCAAAACCCGGCGCTAGGCAAGCACTTCCATGACAAGTTCATCAAGCAGTCGGCCACCTACGACATCCCCGCGATCATCTTGGACGAGGACACCGACAAGGCTGCCGTGGCCACCGTCTTCGAGAAGGTGAACATCGGTGGCCTGCCTCTCAACGTGTTCGAACTGCTCACCGCCGTCTTCGCCGGCGACGCCGACTACTACGCCAAGACCGGCGAAGACTTCCGGCTCAACGACGACTGGCGGGAAACCCAACTCAAGTGGTCGTCCTACCCGGTGCTGGCCGCCGTCGAGAACACCGACTTCCTCCAAGCGGTCACCATGCTCACCACCCGCCAACGCCACCTCGCCGACACCTCCGACCGGCCGCCGGCCATCTCGGCCAAGCGCGAGGACGTCCTGAAGCTGACCTTGAGCGACTACCTGCGATGGCGCGAACCTCTGCGCGAGGCATTCATCTGGGCGTCAACATTCTTGGCTGACCGGCACATCTTCGCACGACGAGACGTGCCCTACCCCAAACAACTGGTTCCGCTGGCCGCCATCAAGGTGGTGCTGGGCAAGCAAGCGGATCTGATCAGTATGAGTGAACGGCTCGTCCGCTGGTACTGGTGTGGCGTGCTCGGCGAACTCTACGGCTCGGCAATCGAATCGCGGTTCGCCCGTGACATCGAGATGGTTCCGCCCTGGGCCACCGACGGCTCCATGCCGGTGCCGAAGACCGTTCAGGATGCCAGCTTCACCGAGTCTCGCCTGCACTCGCTTCGAACACGCAACGCCGCCGCCTACAAGGGTATTGCCGCACTCATCCTTGCCGGGGGTGCGAGGGACTGGATGGAAGACAAAGCGCTCGACAAGGTTCAGTACGTCGACCTCGCGGTCGACATCCATCACATCTTCCCCCAGAAGTGGTGCGACACTAACGGCATCGATGCAGAGCACCGCGAGAGCATCGTCAACAAGACGACGATCAGCGCGCGCACCAACCGCACGATCGGCGGTGTCGCCCCATCGTCGTACCTTCCGGTGATCGAGACCCGCGCGCAGATCGACTCGACGCATCTCAACGGCCTTGTGGCCACTCATCTTATTCCGGCCGAGTTCCTCCGCCAGGACGACTTCGAGAGCTTCTTCCGTACGCGGCGCGAATCGCTATGCGAGCTAGTCGAAAGGGTGATCGGTAAGGCTGTGCAGCGAGACATCGACTTGGGATTCGCCGACGAAGACTCGGCACAGTTTGAGCTCGAGGAGTTTCCCAACGACGTAGGTATGGAGAACGACTGA
- a CDS encoding S1C family serine protease — translation MSDTSGRLLRQFSDEIIELAERVVLSTAIVKGQTHDFEEDGGSAFLYDVEHLVTNNHVVQDLVDPVYVQLPGAQQAEARVVGRDPLTDLAVLRVDPQSAQPLMISPMGARLGELCFAFGSPLGEFPESISIGIVSGLKRSLPTGDKQAIFDVIQTDAAINPGNSGGPLVNVDGQVIGVNTAAIPEADGIGFAVPADTVAEVVHELITYGAVERASLGVSVARRAVDRAPGGHALVVTAVRDNSAGPFERGDVIVAVGDRDIHSQNDLLRALRRDVANRRVNVVVLRGDHEVSIECRPRSVRTFG, via the coding sequence ATGTCTGACACGTCGGGGCGGTTGCTTCGGCAGTTCAGTGACGAGATCATCGAATTGGCAGAGCGGGTTGTGCTCTCGACCGCCATCGTCAAGGGACAGACCCACGATTTTGAGGAAGACGGTGGGTCCGCGTTCCTCTACGACGTCGAACACCTCGTCACGAACAATCACGTGGTGCAAGACTTGGTCGACCCCGTCTATGTTCAGCTTCCCGGCGCACAGCAGGCCGAGGCGCGGGTGGTCGGGCGCGACCCTTTGACCGATCTGGCGGTCCTTCGCGTGGACCCGCAATCTGCTCAGCCACTGATGATTTCACCCATGGGGGCTCGACTGGGCGAACTCTGCTTCGCATTCGGCAGCCCTTTGGGTGAGTTCCCGGAGAGCATCAGCATCGGCATCGTGAGCGGACTGAAGCGGAGCCTTCCCACCGGCGACAAGCAAGCGATCTTTGACGTCATCCAGACGGACGCGGCGATCAACCCGGGGAACTCCGGGGGGCCGTTGGTGAACGTCGACGGTCAAGTCATCGGTGTGAACACGGCAGCTATTCCCGAGGCGGACGGCATCGGCTTCGCGGTTCCCGCCGACACCGTCGCTGAGGTCGTCCATGAGCTCATCACCTACGGAGCAGTTGAACGCGCGTCGCTCGGAGTCAGCGTCGCACGTCGGGCCGTCGACCGCGCACCCGGTGGCCATGCTCTTGTGGTGACCGCTGTTCGCGATAATTCAGCAGGCCCTTTCGAGCGCGGCGATGTCATAGTCGCTGTCGGCGATCGCGACATCCACTCCCAGAATGACCTGCTGCGCGCATTGCGGCGAGATGTCGCCAACCGAAGGGTCAACGTTGTGGTTCTGCGTGGTGACCACGAAGTCTCGATCGAGTGTCGGCCCCGCAGCGTACGAACCTTCGGCTGA
- a CDS encoding T3SS (YopN, CesT) and YbjN peptide-binding chaperone 1, with product MSRFAPRIQSTPLLGRIFGSGGERRTGELDKWLEETLKREFKVDAIERDEDGDIPISRGSAVVYVHTADDDPPRIEIFSPLLEDFTMRPEVFAAVNSINRNTPFAKAYADPENAQIVLTAELYIFDELSPDQLLATIDLVADRADHYDSLLQKRFGGRTMLDDDEGDEFDV from the coding sequence TTGTCCCGGTTCGCACCACGGATACAGTCGACGCCGCTTCTTGGCCGAATATTCGGGTCCGGCGGCGAACGCCGCACCGGCGAACTCGACAAGTGGCTCGAGGAGACACTCAAGCGCGAGTTCAAGGTTGACGCCATCGAGCGTGACGAGGACGGCGACATCCCCATCTCCCGCGGAAGCGCGGTTGTGTACGTACACACTGCGGATGACGATCCACCGCGCATCGAGATCTTTTCCCCGCTGTTGGAGGACTTCACGATGCGCCCCGAGGTGTTCGCGGCAGTCAACTCCATCAATCGAAATACACCGTTCGCCAAGGCGTACGCCGACCCAGAAAACGCACAAATCGTGCTGACAGCGGAGTTGTACATCTTCGACGAACTCTCGCCCGATCAGCTATTGGCCACCATCGACCTCGTGGCCGACCGGGCGGACCATTACGACAGCCTTCTGCAGAAGCGATTCGGCGGCAGAACCATGCTTGACGACGACGAAGGCGACGAGTTCGATGTCTGA